From the genome of Mucilaginibacter paludis DSM 18603:
AGGCATTCCACCAGTCTAACGAATCGGAAACCATCCGCTTGAATAAAGTTTGTTCGTACACTTTAGTTAATTATAAAAAAGAAATCAGCCTGGCCGAAATTGCTTCAATCGGCAACCTGAGCATCACCTCATTCTGCAGATATTTTAAGCTGATGACCAAGAAAACTTATTCTGATTTTCTGACCGAGATCCGTATCAGCCACGCTTGTAGATTTTTAATTGAGGATAAACTACCTACCGAGGTACTTTGTTTTGAGTGCGGTTTTAACAACGTATCTAATTTTTACCGTCACTTTAAAAAAGTAACCGGGATGACGCCTTTGGAATATAAGCGTAAGTACCTGCAAAATTAATAGCCCTACCTCGCGGGGAGGGCTATTAAGCTAAGAATTTGGGCTTTTATAAGGATGACCTACTCACGCAAAGGCCTCAATCCGTTAAGAAATAAAAGATGTAAATACAAGATGCTCTGCGCTTTGTAATCGCTCGTATAGTACACACCCCTCCGCCCCTCTCAAGAGGGGAATCGCACGGCCCGCCGCTTTTATTTTATATTTATTTGATAATAAGAACGTTATCTTGATCCCCTCTCGAGGAGGGGGCGGGTTTGGCTTGCGGCTGCATGGGGGTGTCTCACCATGCGACGAACTCTGCCCCCCCTGTGCGCACTGCTAACTTAAGCTCAAATTATCATTCCTGCTTTCCGCAGACACCGTATTAGTTGCCATTAACGATCACAATTTAGTATACCTGAACCTCTATTCCAATCTGGCTCTGCAGGTTGGCATAGTCGGTATACAGGCCGTCTATTTTTGTCTGTATGGCATTGGTGAATGTTCCAACGTTTCTGCGGGTAAAGGTGGATATGTTTAGGCCGCGTTTGTTCAAATAATACTTGGCCACTATGGGATATACATTATGCATCACATCCATGTTGTCAATTAAAAACTGCTGTACCAGGCCAACCTCCTGCTGTAAGTGTTGATTGGCGTAATTATCGCAAAGCCAAACAATTAACTCGGGGAAATAATTACCCTGGATGCAGGATAAACCTGCCGAACCGGCGCGCAGTGTATCTACAGCATGGCCCATGTAAGCATCGTATAAACCAAATTCCGGATGATGATTGCCCGCTTTTAGTTTTTCTTTCACTTGTTCAATATCAAGGCAGGTATCTTTATGATAAATTACCCTGCCGCTATCTACAAAACGGATCAACTGCTGCGGCGATAACACCCTTTTATACGGAACGGGGCATTCATAAAAACCTAAAGGGATGTTGCCCGTCAGGTCGAACAATTGAAAAACGCGTTCATCAAAAATCGCATCTGCTTCCTTTTCGTCTGCCAGTAAACCAGTAATTACGATCACGGCGTTGGTACCTGTATCGCTTACTTTTTTTACAAACTCAGCCTGTTGGGCTATAGGGCCGCCAAATGTACCGGTGGCTACCACGGGTACTGCACCGTTTACTATTTTAATAACGTGCTTAATCAATTGCAAACGCTCATTATCGCTTAACTCAAACATCTCGCTCGAAAGGCAATTGGCAAATAGCCCCTTTGCTCCCGCCTGCAAGTAGGTTTCCGTAAGTTTGGTTAAAACGTCGTAATCAATTTCGCCGTTATCTTTAAACGGGGTTAACATTACAGGGATAAAGCCTTTTTCTTTTTGTTCCATAGTTATTGTGTTCAATTTCAATGATCCAGCCATTGAGTTATGATGCTGCTGTACTGCTTGTTGATTTTCTGAGCCTGGTAAGTAAAATCCCTATTAAAAAAATGGATAAG
Proteins encoded in this window:
- a CDS encoding dihydrodipicolinate synthase family protein, with the protein product MEQKEKGFIPVMLTPFKDNGEIDYDVLTKLTETYLQAGAKGLFANCLSSEMFELSDNERLQLIKHVIKIVNGAVPVVATGTFGGPIAQQAEFVKKVSDTGTNAVIVITGLLADEKEADAIFDERVFQLFDLTGNIPLGFYECPVPYKRVLSPQQLIRFVDSGRVIYHKDTCLDIEQVKEKLKAGNHHPEFGLYDAYMGHAVDTLRAGSAGLSCIQGNYFPELIVWLCDNYANQHLQQEVGLVQQFLIDNMDVMHNVYPIVAKYYLNKRGLNISTFTRRNVGTFTNAIQTKIDGLYTDYANLQSQIGIEVQVY